In a single window of the Candidatus Omnitrophota bacterium genome:
- the rny gene encoding ribonuclease Y, with translation MHTENTVIYIGLSVFGAALSFALGYFIRKYHAKMQLKGAEDKARKILENSKVDADKIRREAELEAKDRLLKMRNEFENETKERRQELIVLEKRLLQKEENLDRKLDILDRKEKDVERRDQSLVEKEKAARAKENELNAMLQEEKEKLQKVSGMTREEARQVLLKRLEDEVKQEAAIMIKRTEDEAKEKADKEARKIIGLAIQRCAAEHTVETTVSVVNLPNDEMKGRIIGREGRNIRALEIATGIDVIIDDTPEAVILSGFDPIKREIARLSLERLIEDGRIHPGRIEEVVEKIKKEMENTIREEGEKALFETGLHGVHPEIVKLLGRLKYRTSYGQNVLQHSKEVAHLMGVMASELKLDFNLAKRIGLLHDLGKAISHDVEGTHSKLGSDLARKYGESETICHAIEAHHQDIEPRTLLAVLVQAADAISASRPGARRETLEIYIKRLEKLEAIADSFKGVEKAYAIQAGREIRVMVQPDKISDTQAAVMARDITKKIEEGLEYPGQIKVTVIRETRAVEYAK, from the coding sequence ATGCACACAGAAAATACGGTGATTTACATAGGGCTATCCGTGTTCGGGGCCGCTCTGTCCTTTGCGCTCGGTTATTTTATAAGGAAATACCATGCCAAGATGCAGCTGAAGGGCGCCGAGGACAAGGCCAGAAAGATACTTGAAAATTCCAAGGTAGACGCCGACAAGATCCGCCGGGAGGCGGAACTGGAGGCCAAAGACCGTCTCCTCAAGATGAGGAACGAGTTTGAGAATGAGACAAAGGAGCGCCGCCAGGAACTCATCGTCCTTGAGAAGAGGCTGCTGCAAAAAGAGGAGAATCTGGACAGGAAGCTCGACATACTGGACAGGAAGGAAAAGGATGTGGAGAGGAGGGACCAGTCCCTGGTAGAGAAGGAGAAGGCGGCCCGTGCCAAAGAGAACGAGCTAAATGCGATGCTGCAGGAGGAGAAGGAGAAGCTGCAGAAGGTCTCAGGCATGACCAGGGAAGAGGCCAGGCAGGTCCTCCTTAAGAGGCTTGAGGACGAGGTTAAGCAGGAAGCGGCGATCATGATAAAGAGGACGGAAGACGAGGCGAAAGAGAAGGCGGATAAAGAGGCGCGTAAGATCATAGGGCTTGCGATACAGAGATGCGCCGCGGAGCACACGGTCGAGACGACCGTAAGCGTAGTGAACCTCCCGAATGACGAGATGAAGGGGAGGATAATCGGGAGGGAAGGCAGGAATATACGCGCCCTGGAGATCGCGACAGGCATAGATGTGATAATAGATGACACGCCGGAGGCGGTGATATTGTCCGGTTTCGATCCGATAAAGAGAGAGATCGCCAGGTTGTCGCTCGAACGTCTTATAGAGGACGGCCGTATCCATCCCGGCAGGATAGAAGAGGTCGTGGAGAAGATCAAAAAAGAGATGGAGAATACCATACGCGAAGAGGGCGAGAAGGCCCTGTTCGAGACGGGGCTGCACGGTGTCCATCCGGAGATAGTCAAGCTCCTGGGACGCCTTAAATACAGGACCAGCTACGGACAGAACGTCTTGCAGCATTCGAAAGAGGTCGCTCACCTCATGGGTGTCATGGCCAGCGAGCTGAAGCTCGACTTCAATCTCGCCAAGCGCATAGGGCTTTTGCATGATCTAGGCAAGGCGATAAGCCATGATGTCGAAGGGACGCACTCCAAGCTGGGAAGCGACCTTGCGAGAAAGTACGGGGAGAGCGAGACCATATGCCACGCCATAGAGGCACACCACCAGGATATCGAGCCGCGGACGCTGTTGGCGGTACTGGTGCAGGCCGCGGACGCGATCAGCGCATCGAGGCCCGGGGCCAGGCGTGAGACGCTCGAGATATATATAAAACGGCTCGAGAAGCTCGAGGCGATCGCCGATTCCTTCAAGGGGGTCGAGAAGGCCTATGCCATACAGGCGGGGAGGGAGATAAGGGTGATGGTCCAGCCCGACAAGATATCGGATACCCAGGCAGCCGTCATGGCGCGCGATATAACTAAAAAGATAGAAGAGGGGCTTGAATACCCCGGTCAGATAAAGGTTACGGTCATCCGCGAGACGCGAGCGGTGGAATACGCGAAATAG
- a CDS encoding glycosyltransferase family 39 protein, whose translation MRTRVNSWIFPAVLLGAMSLRIWGLGAHDFWYDEINTAGSAGVIIFGWNAPLYGIIIHFWAKVFGASEFALRFPSALFSVLAIVPLFHIGRKCFGDTVGICAAVIMALSPFHLWYAQEARDYSLLLFAGTVSSYFLLTAITDNSRRAWVLFLVSSVIGIYTHYFYMFLFLSHGICAVFFLRERSGYRAAAYFSAATASFLPYLPRFISKLQFVQGGFWVPLPVPGSIITTLENFMLGYNGSSSLYFISNVIAAALVISASIYAYKRSLGLPFGICAVLFAAPLLIAFLFSRHFFPVYLDRGLIFSSPYYYIILALGIVSFSGKMRAVAGAAILALLLVGGYRYYADEVTPSSLHRVGAYGKKPIKPVVRFIKENLAEGDIIAFTNTAPMVPFGFYSGGRRISYRYFFDPRYADLDWQRPIQESRYNIPVHKIAFPEAGRIWLIASDFERSGKLDKNSVSVKEYMDTHFRPVSVREFDGLFVSLYEK comes from the coding sequence ATGCGTACACGGGTCAATAGTTGGATCTTCCCTGCGGTCCTGCTCGGTGCCATGTCCTTGAGGATATGGGGGCTCGGGGCCCATGACTTCTGGTATGACGAGATCAATACCGCGGGCAGCGCCGGCGTTATCATATTCGGATGGAATGCCCCGCTTTACGGCATAATTATCCACTTCTGGGCAAAGGTCTTCGGCGCATCAGAGTTCGCGCTTCGCTTTCCCTCGGCCCTCTTCAGCGTTCTGGCTATCGTGCCGTTATTTCACATAGGGAGGAAGTGTTTCGGCGACACGGTCGGGATCTGCGCCGCCGTCATAATGGCCCTCTCCCCTTTCCACCTGTGGTATGCGCAGGAGGCGCGCGACTACAGCCTGCTCTTATTTGCCGGGACCGTCTCTTCTTACTTTTTGTTAACGGCTATCACGGATAATTCAAGACGGGCGTGGGTGCTTTTCCTTGTCTCTTCCGTGATCGGTATCTATACCCATTATTTTTACATGTTTCTCTTCCTGTCCCACGGGATATGCGCCGTTTTTTTCCTGAGGGAACGGTCCGGTTACAGGGCAGCCGCGTATTTCTCAGCCGCAACAGCCTCATTCCTGCCGTACCTCCCGCGATTTATAAGCAAATTACAGTTCGTACAGGGCGGTTTCTGGGTGCCGTTGCCTGTGCCCGGATCGATCATTACGACACTGGAGAACTTCATGCTGGGTTATAACGGCTCATCCTCCCTTTATTTTATTTCAAATGTCATCGCGGCAGCGCTTGTGATCTCGGCGTCCATATACGCATATAAGAGATCGCTCGGCCTGCCTTTCGGTATTTGCGCCGTTCTCTTTGCCGCGCCCCTTTTGATCGCCTTTTTATTTTCCCGGCACTTTTTCCCGGTATATCTAGACCGCGGATTGATATTCTCAAGCCCCTATTATTATATTATCCTGGCCCTCGGTATCGTGTCGTTCTCCGGAAAGATGAGGGCCGTTGCCGGGGCGGCGATCCTGGCGCTTTTATTGGTAGGCGGTTACCGCTATTATGCCGATGAGGTCACCCCGTCGAGCCTTCACCGCGTCGGAGCATACGGGAAAAAACCGATCAAGCCGGTCGTGCGATTTATTAAAGAGAACCTGGCGGAGGGGGATATCATCGCGTTCACCAATACCGCCCCGATGGTGCCTTTCGGTTTTTACTCCGGGGGGCGGAGGATATCCTACCGCTATTTTTTCGACCCGCGTTATGCGGACCTGGACTGGCAGAGGCCGATCCAGGAGTCGAGATACAATATACCGGTTCACAAGATAGCGTTCCCGGAGGCCGGCCGGATATGGCTCATCGCTTCCGATTTCGAGCGGAGCGGCAAACTTGACAAAAATTCCGTTTCGGTCAAAGAGTATATGGACACCCATTTTAGGCCGGTATCCGTAAGAGAATTTGACGGCCTGTTCGTATCCCTTTATGAAAAGTAA
- a CDS encoding Rrf2 family transcriptional regulator yields MKLSTKSTYGLRAMVDIALGSRGGAIPISDIARREGLSTDYLEQLLNKLRRDGLVLSVRGPKGGYLLSKKPDDITVGDIVKALEKDMAPVHCVTADGRPKGFCKRSKDCVTKGVWMKLSKSINDCLDSMTLEDLCGKAAKAPARSTRRFL; encoded by the coding sequence ATGAAATTATCGACAAAATCCACATACGGGCTCAGGGCCATGGTCGACATAGCGCTCGGATCGCGGGGAGGGGCCATCCCCATATCGGATATAGCAAGACGGGAGGGGTTGTCGACCGACTATCTCGAGCAGCTTCTCAATAAGCTCCGCCGGGACGGCCTCGTACTGAGCGTTCGCGGCCCGAAGGGCGGGTACCTCCTGTCAAAGAAGCCGGATGATATAACCGTGGGCGACATCGTGAAGGCGCTTGAGAAGGATATGGCCCCGGTCCATTGCGTGACGGCAGACGGCAGACCGAAAGGATTTTGCAAACGCAGTAAAGATTGTGTGACGAAAGGCGTATGGATGAAGCTGTCGAAATCGATAAATGACTGTCTGGACTCCATGACTTTGGAAGACCTGTGCGGAAAGGCGGCTAAGGCGCCGGCCAGGTCCACGAGGAGGTTCTTATGA
- the nifU gene encoding Fe-S cluster assembly scaffold protein NifU translates to MEGQYSEKVMEHFRNPHNVGEIPDADGVGNVGNPVCGDIMRLYIKVDKDEVITDAKFKTFGCGAAIATSSMVTELVKGKTIKEALKVSNHAVAEALGGLPKIKMHCSVLAEEALKSAIDDYLKKKGKR, encoded by the coding sequence ATGGAAGGCCAATATTCGGAGAAGGTGATGGAGCATTTCAGGAACCCGCACAACGTCGGAGAGATACCCGACGCCGACGGGGTAGGGAACGTGGGGAATCCGGTCTGCGGGGATATAATGCGGCTGTACATAAAAGTCGATAAGGATGAGGTCATTACCGATGCCAAGTTCAAGACCTTCGGCTGCGGGGCGGCTATAGCGACCTCGAGCATGGTCACGGAGCTGGTCAAGGGCAAGACCATAAAGGAGGCGCTTAAGGTCTCAAACCATGCCGTAGCCGAGGCATTGGGCGGCCTTCCCAAGATCAAGATGCACTGTTCGGTATTGGCCGAAGAGGCTCTCAAATCGGCAATAGACGATTACCTCAAGAAAAAAGGCAAAAGATAG
- the xseB gene encoding exodeoxyribonuclease VII small subunit — MAEMKFEEALKKLERIVDDLEGGNLSLDDALEKYGEGIRLSKLCAKKLEVAKKKVEILLKSEDGTAELAPFDERSAEEAKASPEPKRKKTKEGDLF, encoded by the coding sequence ATGGCCGAAATGAAGTTCGAAGAGGCGCTGAAGAAGCTGGAGCGGATAGTCGACGACCTGGAAGGCGGGAACCTCTCGCTCGATGACGCGCTTGAGAAGTACGGAGAGGGGATACGCCTCTCGAAGTTATGCGCCAAAAAACTTGAAGTTGCGAAGAAGAAAGTCGAGATACTCCTTAAATCAGAGGACGGGACTGCGGAGCTTGCGCCTTTCGATGAAAGGTCGGCCGAGGAGGCCAAGGCCTCCCCGGAACCGAAGAGGAAAAAGACGAAGGAGGGAGACCTCTTTTGA
- a CDS encoding polyprenyl synthetase family protein, which yields MSGLEKHLAGIRASIDKKLDRYLPSGREGPAVIHRAMRYSVLGSGKRIRPILAIEASKACGGTAGDVMPVACALELVHAYSLVHDDLPAMDDDDYRRGRPSCHKVFGEANAILAGDALLTLAFGIIAKYAKPKTGIPAIGELAEAIGTKGMVGGQVIDLEYKDRDKSEKVLDNINRLKTSRLFEASARLGAIAAAADPEKTASLTRFGKFFGLAFQAVDDLMDGDSCPGGAEGVRGRREAGLLMEEGKRAIDIFGRKGRMLKDIADHILHRKR from the coding sequence TTGAGCGGACTGGAGAAGCATCTTGCCGGCATACGCGCCTCGATCGATAAGAAACTCGATCGATATCTCCCCTCCGGGAGAGAGGGGCCGGCCGTCATCCACAGGGCGATGCGATACAGCGTCCTGGGAAGCGGCAAGAGGATAAGGCCTATACTCGCGATAGAAGCTTCTAAGGCATGCGGCGGTACGGCAGGCGATGTAATGCCTGTGGCCTGTGCCCTGGAGCTGGTACACGCTTACTCGCTGGTCCACGATGACCTGCCTGCCATGGATGACGATGATTACAGGCGCGGCAGACCGTCATGCCATAAGGTATTCGGCGAGGCCAACGCTATACTGGCAGGCGACGCGCTCCTGACGCTGGCATTCGGTATAATAGCAAAATACGCAAAACCAAAAACAGGCATACCGGCGATAGGGGAGCTGGCCGAAGCCATAGGTACGAAGGGCATGGTGGGAGGCCAGGTCATCGACCTTGAGTATAAGGACAGAGATAAGAGCGAAAAGGTCCTGGATAATATAAACCGCCTGAAGACATCCAGGCTTTTCGAGGCGTCTGCCAGACTCGGGGCGATAGCCGCCGCGGCAGATCCGGAAAAGACCGCCTCCCTCACCCGTTTCGGTAAATTTTTCGGCCTTGCATTTCAGGCGGTCGATGACCTTATGGACGGCGACTCCTGCCCCGGAGGCGCTGAAGGCGTAAGGGGTCGTCGCGAAGCCGGACTTCTTATGGAGGAAGGGAAAAGGGCGATCGATATATTCGGCAGAAAAGGCAGGATGTTGAAAGATATCGCCGATCACATATTGCACAGAAAGAGATAG
- the nifS gene encoding cysteine desulfurase NifS produces MKKVYLDNNATTRMREEVLAAMLPYYKDIYGNASSVHEFGRTARRAVDEAREKVAGLLGAASPEEIIFTSGGTEADNFAIKGLAGAMRSKGNHIITSTVEHHAVLNACKFLEREGYKVTYVKVDKYGIIDTEELRRAVTDKTILITVMYANNEVGTIEPIEEIGKIAKERGIYFHTDAVQAVGKVPFAVKDMNIDLLSMSGHKIYGPKGIGALYIRKKTKITPLIHGGHHEMQKRAGTENVAGIVGLGEAASLSVRETPAEAKKLKDLRDYLHKGIVSKIEDVDLNGHPEKRLPNTLNVGFKFLEGESIVLNLDMEGVAVSTGSACTSGSLEPSHVLTAMGINPADSQGSIRFSLGRDNTKEDMDYILGILPPIITRLRDMSPLYEKK; encoded by the coding sequence ATGAAGAAGGTCTATCTCGATAATAACGCGACCACAAGGATGAGGGAGGAGGTCCTGGCGGCGATGCTTCCTTATTATAAGGATATATACGGAAACGCCTCCAGTGTCCACGAGTTCGGCCGCACGGCGCGGCGGGCCGTCGACGAGGCAAGGGAGAAGGTCGCCGGGCTCCTGGGGGCCGCAAGCCCGGAAGAGATAATATTCACATCCGGTGGCACAGAGGCGGATAACTTTGCCATAAAGGGCTTAGCAGGCGCGATGAGATCAAAAGGGAACCATATCATAACATCCACGGTTGAACACCATGCCGTATTGAACGCGTGCAAGTTCCTTGAGAGAGAGGGGTATAAAGTCACTTACGTAAAGGTTGACAAATATGGCATAATAGATACGGAGGAGCTAAGGAGGGCGGTCACCGACAAGACGATACTGATCACCGTAATGTATGCCAATAATGAAGTGGGTACCATAGAGCCGATAGAAGAGATCGGCAAGATAGCTAAAGAGAGGGGTATATATTTCCATACAGATGCCGTCCAGGCGGTCGGCAAAGTGCCTTTTGCGGTGAAAGATATGAACATCGACCTCCTCTCCATGTCAGGCCACAAGATATACGGGCCGAAGGGGATCGGCGCGTTATATATAAGGAAGAAGACGAAGATAACGCCGCTCATTCACGGCGGCCATCACGAGATGCAGAAGAGGGCCGGCACGGAGAACGTCGCTGGTATCGTAGGCCTGGGTGAGGCCGCGTCCCTTTCTGTAAGAGAGACGCCGGCGGAGGCAAAGAAATTGAAAGACCTCAGGGACTACCTGCATAAAGGGATCGTCTCAAAGATAGAGGATGTGGATCTGAACGGTCATCCGGAGAAGAGATTGCCCAATACCCTGAATGTCGGTTTCAAATTTTTAGAAGGGGAGTCGATAGTCCTGAACCTTGATATGGAAGGGGTTGCGGTCTCGACCGGTTCTGCCTGTACCTCCGGGAGCCTTGAACCGTCGCATGTCCTGACGGCGATGGGGATAAACCCCGCAGATTCACAGGGGTCGATAAGATTTTCGCTGGGCAGGGACAATACAAAGGAAGATATGGACTATATCCTGGGGATACTGCCGCCGATCATAACACGGCTCAGGGATATGTCGCCGTTGTACGAAAAGAAATAG
- a CDS encoding TIGR00282 family metallophosphoesterase, translated as MRILFIGDIVGEPGRRAVKELLPKMEKREKLDFVIANGENSAGGSGITPDIADELFGYGVDVLTSGDHIWKRKEIVERIETDKRILRPANYPEGAPGLGSTIVRSREDEIEVGVVNIIGRVFMQAVECPFKTARREIDKIRERARVIIVDIHAEATSEKIALGWYLDGAVSAIVGTHTHVQTADEKILPGGTAYITDVGMAGPFDSVIGRKKEQILSRFITQMPVRFEMAEGDVQLHGVILDIDEKTGKANSIKRVQEKLK; from the coding sequence ATGCGCATATTGTTTATAGGCGATATCGTCGGCGAACCGGGCCGAAGGGCGGTCAAAGAACTGCTTCCGAAGATGGAAAAGAGGGAGAAGCTCGACTTTGTCATAGCGAACGGAGAGAATTCGGCCGGAGGGAGCGGCATAACGCCCGATATCGCGGACGAGCTGTTCGGTTACGGTGTAGATGTCCTGACGAGCGGCGACCACATATGGAAACGCAAAGAGATCGTCGAAAGGATCGAGACGGATAAAAGGATCCTCCGGCCCGCCAACTATCCGGAGGGCGCCCCCGGCCTCGGTTCCACGATAGTGAGGTCGAGAGAGGATGAGATAGAAGTGGGCGTGGTCAATATCATAGGGCGCGTATTCATGCAGGCCGTAGAATGCCCGTTCAAAACGGCCAGGAGAGAGATAGATAAGATAAGAGAGCGCGCGAGGGTCATTATAGTGGATATACATGCGGAGGCGACGAGCGAAAAGATAGCGCTCGGCTGGTACCTTGACGGCGCGGTAAGCGCGATAGTCGGGACGCACACGCACGTGCAGACGGCGGATGAAAAGATCCTGCCCGGCGGCACCGCGTATATCACCGATGTCGGTATGGCAGGGCCGTTCGACTCCGTTATCGGGAGAAAGAAGGAGCAGATACTGTCGCGTTTTATCACACAGATGCCGGTAAGGTTCGAGATGGCCGAGGGGGATGTCCAGCTCCACGGCGTCATCCTCGATATAGACGAGAAGACGGGCAAGGCGAATTCTATAAAGCGAGTGCAAGAGAAGTTGAAATAG
- the xseA gene encoding exodeoxyribonuclease VII large subunit, whose translation MQNDQREKHIYTVGEITKYIRVILEDSFPGVWIEGEISNYTFHSSGHMYFSLRDPNAVIKCAMFKRSNEKLKFKPKDGMKVIVFGSVSVYEARGDYQIIVEEIEPKGIGALQLQFQQLKERLAKEGLFDERHKVPIPFLPTRIGIVTSPTGAAIRDILNIARRRFSNVEIIINPVKVQGQDAREEISRAIRQFNELKDINIDVMIVTRGGGSLEDLWPFNEEIVARAIYDSGIPVISAVGHEIDYTISDFVADFRAPTPSAAAELVIPRKEDLTNTIVSSVTRLKNALVSKINILGEKLSTLKDSYILKQPLNLVTQYEQRIDDLRKGLALRIGHVADMKRESFNSLTGKLDALSPLAILSRGYSITTRFPDDAIIKDTASLKSGDRVRTQLGKGKFISRVEQTEK comes from the coding sequence ATGCAAAACGACCAGCGCGAGAAGCACATATATACCGTTGGGGAGATCACGAAATATATACGTGTGATCCTGGAAGATTCCTTCCCGGGCGTATGGATCGAAGGCGAGATATCAAACTATACGTTCCACTCATCCGGCCATATGTACTTCAGCCTGCGCGATCCTAATGCCGTGATCAAGTGCGCGATGTTCAAGCGCTCCAACGAGAAGCTCAAGTTCAAGCCGAAGGACGGGATGAAGGTCATCGTATTCGGTTCCGTGAGCGTTTACGAGGCAAGAGGCGATTACCAGATAATAGTCGAAGAGATAGAACCGAAGGGTATAGGTGCCCTGCAGCTTCAGTTCCAGCAGCTTAAGGAAAGGCTCGCGAAAGAGGGCCTCTTCGATGAGCGGCACAAAGTCCCGATCCCGTTCCTCCCTACAAGGATAGGTATCGTGACCAGCCCTACAGGCGCCGCGATACGGGATATATTGAATATTGCAAGACGCCGTTTCTCAAACGTCGAGATAATAATAAATCCCGTTAAAGTCCAGGGCCAGGATGCCAGGGAAGAGATCTCCCGCGCTATACGGCAGTTCAACGAGCTGAAAGATATAAACATAGACGTCATGATTGTGACGCGCGGCGGCGGCAGTCTGGAAGACCTGTGGCCGTTCAACGAAGAGATCGTGGCGAGAGCCATTTACGATTCCGGGATCCCGGTAATAAGCGCCGTGGGGCATGAGATCGACTACACCATCTCCGATTTCGTTGCCGACTTCAGGGCGCCTACGCCCTCAGCCGCGGCCGAGCTCGTTATTCCCAGGAAAGAGGACCTTACGAACACCATCGTTTCGTCCGTTACAAGATTAAAGAACGCGCTTGTCTCAAAGATAAACATCCTCGGAGAGAAGTTGTCGACCCTGAAAGACAGTTATATACTGAAACAGCCGCTCAACCTCGTGACGCAGTACGAGCAGAGGATAGACGATCTCCGAAAAGGGCTTGCGCTCAGGATAGGTCATGTAGCAGATATGAAGCGCGAGAGCTTTAATTCTCTTACGGGCAAACTTGATGCGCTGAGCCCGCTTGCAATATTGAGCAGGGGATACAGCATAACTACCCGTTTCCCGGACGATGCTATCATAAAGGATACCGCCTCGCTCAAGAGCGGCGACCGCGTCAGGACGCAGCTCGGTAAGGGTAAGTTTATTAGCAGAGTTGAGCAGACAGAAAAATAG
- a CDS encoding nucleotidyltransferase family protein, producing the protein MKSKEAALLAAIMRNDIKETADLASDAPRPVDWGTIERLIAYHDIAPLVHLRIKDTGIRLPSGLRDRLEKSYYLAIAKGQSLWAEFLRISKAFRDRNAAMVPIKGTSFLADIYASNPCRPMADIDILVEERSLDMARALLTEAGYREESFGLDEAYWRLNQCHITFVKERIYVEVHFGLDFKRGNRNILPRLWERVRERSVDGHGVSFLSYEDALFSLALHERRFGRTLGLKNILDVSLILKNKGDALDWDYIVDEARAGKMSSAVFFILSAAKIFFKSDIPQGVPAGLGVPYYKRKAIENMIRRNALSARIAARNKSLYTMKHFLLFDSLWEPASYIYHIPEEQFAKFYGLEPYDAKTRLLYRLRGLSMPYLWARERLSRGAKRRRAAPGKDA; encoded by the coding sequence ATGAAAAGTAAAGAGGCGGCCTTATTGGCCGCGATCATGCGAAATGATATTAAGGAGACGGCCGACCTGGCTTCGGACGCTCCTCGTCCGGTGGACTGGGGAACGATCGAAAGGCTTATCGCTTATCACGACATAGCGCCGCTCGTGCATCTGCGCATCAAAGATACCGGGATCCGGCTGCCGTCCGGATTACGCGATCGCCTGGAGAAGAGTTATTACCTGGCTATCGCAAAAGGCCAGAGTTTATGGGCCGAGTTCCTGCGGATATCGAAGGCCTTCAGGGACCGGAATGCGGCGATGGTACCTATCAAAGGCACGTCTTTCCTCGCGGATATTTACGCGTCCAACCCGTGCCGGCCGATGGCGGATATCGACATCCTGGTAGAAGAGCGCTCGCTGGATATGGCCAGGGCCCTGCTTACGGAGGCGGGATACAGGGAGGAGTCGTTCGGGCTGGATGAAGCGTACTGGCGCTTAAACCAATGCCACATTACATTTGTCAAGGAGCGCATCTATGTAGAGGTGCATTTCGGGCTCGATTTCAAACGCGGGAACAGGAATATCCTGCCGCGTCTCTGGGAAAGGGTCAGGGAGCGTTCCGTAGACGGGCACGGCGTCAGTTTTCTTTCCTATGAAGACGCGCTCTTCAGCCTTGCCTTACACGAGCGGAGGTTCGGCAGGACGCTGGGGCTCAAGAATATATTGGACGTATCGCTGATCCTCAAAAATAAAGGCGACGCGCTCGACTGGGATTATATAGTCGATGAGGCAAGGGCAGGGAAGATGAGCTCCGCCGTATTCTTCATACTCTCCGCGGCAAAAATATTTTTTAAATCCGATATCCCGCAGGGTGTACCGGCGGGATTAGGCGTGCCCTATTACAAAAGGAAGGCGATAGAAAACATGATAAGGCGGAACGCTTTATCCGCGCGTATCGCCGCGAGGAATAAGTCATTATACACGATGAAACACTTCCTGCTCTTTGACAGTTTATGGGAACCGGCCTCCTACATATATCATATCCCGGAGGAGCAGTTTGCGAAATTTTACGGCCTTGAGCCGTATGATGCGAAGACGCGCCTTCTTTACCGCCTTAGAGGCCTCTCAATGCCGTATCTCTGGGCGCGTGAACGCCTTTCGCGCGGCGCAAAGAGGCGCCGTGCCGCACCCGGCAAAGACGCATAA
- a CDS encoding 5-formyltetrahydrofolate cyclo-ligase gives MKHKIRKEITAKLKDHSELEKSRKSGIIKKKLLNAEEFKKSEIVMFYVSLKDEVDTLSMIDEALKTGKRVCVPVILKEEKRLIAGEIKNRLEDLEKQHFGIYQPKAGKVREVPLEDIDLVVVPGIAFDKDNVRLGRGHGYYDRFLSCLSERTRTIGLAFDFQVIADLPKDPHDIPVWKTITA, from the coding sequence GTGAAGCACAAGATACGTAAAGAGATCACCGCAAAGCTCAAAGATCACTCTGAGCTTGAAAAATCCCGGAAGAGTGGTATAATAAAAAAGAAATTGTTAAACGCGGAGGAGTTTAAAAAATCGGAAATTGTGATGTTTTACGTCTCGCTGAAGGACGAGGTTGACACGCTTTCTATGATAGACGAGGCGCTAAAGACGGGAAAGCGGGTATGTGTTCCCGTGATCTTAAAGGAAGAGAAACGATTGATAGCAGGCGAAATAAAGAATAGACTTGAAGATCTGGAAAAGCAGCACTTTGGAATCTACCAGCCCAAAGCGGGCAAGGTACGAGAGGTTCCTTTGGAGGATATAGATCTGGTTGTAGTCCCGGGTATAGCCTTTGACAAAGATAACGTCAGGCTGGGCCGGGGGCACGGTTATTACGACCGGTTCCTGTCGTGTCTCTCCGAACGGACCAGAACAATAGGGCTTGCATTCGATTTTCAGGTGATCGCCGATCTTCCCAAAGACCCGCACGATATTCCCGTCTGGAAAACCATCACAGCGTAA